The following coding sequences lie in one Arabidopsis thaliana chromosome 3, partial sequence genomic window:
- a CDS encoding DNA glycosylase superfamily protein (DNA glycosylase superfamily protein; FUNCTIONS IN: catalytic activity; INVOLVED IN: DNA repair, base-excision repair; CONTAINS InterPro DOMAIN/s: DNA glycosylase (InterPro:IPR011257), HhH-GPD domain (InterPro:IPR003265); BEST Arabidopsis thaliana protein match is: demeter-like 1 (TAIR:AT2G36490.1); Has 4804 Blast hits to 4804 proteins in 1691 species: Archae - 231; Bacteria - 3044; Metazoa - 109; Fungi - 99; Plants - 198; Viruses - 0; Other Eukaryotes - 1123 (source: NCBI BLink).) has protein sequence MSKAQKRKRLNKYDGESKTPANKSTVDGGNPYPTLLRPTAEECRDVRDALLSLHGFPPEFANYRRQRLRSFSAVDDHDTQCNLKSETLNETEEESVLDGLVKILLSQNTTESNSQRAFASLKATFPKWDDVLNAESKSIENAIRCGGLAPKKAVCIKNILNRLQNERGRLCLEYLRGLSVEEVKTELSHFKGVGPKTVSCVLMFNLQHNDFPVDTHVFEIAKALGWVPKTADRNKTYVHLNRKIPDELKFDLNCLLYTHGKICSNCKKNVAKPKAKVASPDDCPLVGFYDLIV, from the exons ATGAGTAAAGCCCAAAAACGGAAACGCCTAAACAAATACGACGGCGAATCAAAAACTCCGGCCAATAAATCAACCGTCGACGGCGGCAATCCTTACCCTACACTACTTAGACCTACCGCTGAAGAATGCCGAGACGTAAGGGATGCTTTGTTGTCTCTCCATGGATTCCCTCCCGAATTCGCTAATTACCGCCGTCAAAGACTCCGATCATTCTCCGCCGTCGATGATCACGATACACAGTGTAATCTGAAATCTGAGACATTGAATGAAACGGAAGAGGAGAGTGTACTTGATGGGCTTGTTAAGATTCTTCTCTCGCAGAATACAACTGAGAGCAATTCCCAAAGGGCTTTTGCTTCTCTTAAAGCTACATTTCCGAAATGGGATGAC GTTTTGAATGCTGAGTCTAAATCAATTGAGAATGCTATAAGATGTGGAGGATTGGCACCGAAAAAGGCGGTGTGTATCAAGAACATATTGAACCGTTTGCAGAACGAAAGAGGTAGATTGTGCTTGGAGTATCTGCGAGGTTTATCGGTCGAAGAAGTAAAAACCGAGCTCTCTCATTTTAAAGGAGTAGGACCTAAAACG GTTTCTTGTGTTCTGATGTTCAATCTCCAGCACAATGATTTCCCAGTAGACACTCAT GTGTTTGAGATCGCAAAGGCGTTAGGTTGGGTTCCGAAAACCGCAGACAGGAACAAAACGTATGTTCATCTCAACCGCAAGATCCCTGATGAGCTCAAGTTTGATCTGAACTGTCTGTTATATACACATGGTAAGATCTGCAGCAATTGCAAGAAGAATGTTGCTaaaccaaaagctaaagtgGCATCTCCTGATGATTGCCCTCTTGTTGgtttttatgatttaataGTTTAG
- a CDS encoding uncharacterized protein (unknown protein; FUNCTIONS IN: molecular_function unknown; INVOLVED IN: biological_process unknown; LOCATED IN: cellular_component unknown; EXPRESSED IN: 24 plant structures; EXPRESSED DURING: 15 growth stages; Has 1 Blast hits to 1 proteins in 1 species: Archae - 0; Bacteria - 0; Metazoa - 0; Fungi - 0; Plants - 1; Viruses - 0; Other Eukaryotes - 0 (source: NCBI BLink).), with protein sequence MSIVVSLGTTLNLWRLRNLKNNPNDPNSVAIYPSSSRCFLESLCVLFLSYNCYIFVSILGAIK encoded by the exons ATGTCTATCGTGGTCTCTCTTGGCACAACGCTCAATCt CTGGAGATTGAGGAATCTGAAGAACAACCCGAATGATCCGAATTCAGTTGCTATCTATCCCTCAAGCAGCAGATGCTTCCTTGAAtctttgtgtgtgttgtttctttcataCAACTGCTATATCTTTGTTTCGATTCTAGGAGcaattaaataa
- the SDH7 gene encoding succinate dehydrogenase subunit (unknown protein; BEST Arabidopsis thaliana protein match is: unknown protein (TAIR:AT5G62575.2); Has 42 Blast hits to 42 proteins in 12 species: Archae - 0; Bacteria - 0; Metazoa - 0; Fungi - 0; Plants - 42; Viruses - 0; Other Eukaryotes - 0 (source: NCBI BLink).), with product MAFLLNTSISSHLRSSSQKTDGALAQSRRGFHVELGAREKALLAEDASLRRFKSHKKGVHRLKRIGDVLTVVVVAGCCYEIYARVMRKEAQAA from the exons ATGGCGTTTTTACTCAACACCTCGATTTCATCTCACCTCCGATCTTCTTCCCAG AAGACGGATGGTGCTTTAGCTCAATCCCGTCGCGGGTTCCATGTGGAGCTAGGTGCTCGTGAGAAAGCT CTCTTGGCTGAGGATGCATCTTTGAGGAGATTCAAGTCGCATAAGAAAGGTGTTCATAGATTGAAAAGAATTGGAGATGTGCTCACAGTTGTCGTTGTCGCTG GATGCTGCTATGAGATCTATGCGAGAGTGATGAGAAAGGAAGCTCAGGCTGCATGA
- the PUB39 gene encoding PLANT U-BOX 39 (PLANT U-BOX 39 (PUB39); FUNCTIONS IN: ubiquitin-protein ligase activity, binding; INVOLVED IN: protein ubiquitination; LOCATED IN: ubiquitin ligase complex; CONTAINS InterPro DOMAIN/s: U box domain (InterPro:IPR003613), Armadillo-like helical (InterPro:IPR011989), Armadillo (InterPro:IPR000225), Armadillo-type fold (InterPro:IPR016024); BEST Arabidopsis thaliana protein match is: RING/U-box superfamily protein with ARM repeat domain (TAIR:AT5G62560.1); Has 3891 Blast hits to 2631 proteins in 222 species: Archae - 0; Bacteria - 8; Metazoa - 512; Fungi - 485; Plants - 2520; Viruses - 0; Other Eukaryotes - 366 (source: NCBI BLink).), translating into MGDTGRHKWFSFHHHRSASATTMPQHNSPGETPTEFLCPITGFLMSDPVVVASGQTFERISVQVCRNLSFAPKLHDGTQPDLSTVIPNLAMKSTILSWCDRNKMEHPRPPDYAYVEGVVRTRMDSLPPGSGHRIAKSEILPPVAENSNSNSDYDSVMGAIRSRSRTSLSSTTSLPLHQTRPINHSTRIQSSFSTSDYSSFPPMSPEEEEIYNKLTSVDTIDHEQGLIQLRKTTRSNETTRISLCTDRILSLLRSLIVSRYNIVQTNAAASIVNLSLEKPNKLKIVRSGFVPLLIDVLKSGSTEAQEHVIGALFSLAVEEENKMVIGVLGAVEPLLHALRSSESERARQDAALALYHLSLIPNNRSRLVKAGAVPMMLSMIRSGESASRILLLLCNLAACSEGKGAMLDGNAVSILVGKLRESGGAESDAAARENCVGALLTLSVGNMRFRGLASEAGAEEILTEIVESESGSGRLKEKASKILQTLRGGGSEFGEGAEAREWNRMLEASGLSRSQFQQGGQKGGFAYSSQF; encoded by the coding sequence ATGGGCGACACCGGTAGACACAAATGGTTCTccttccaccaccaccgttCAGCCTCCGCCACAACTATGCCACAACACAACAGCCCCGGCGAAACTCCAACAGAGTTCCTCTGTCCCATCACCGGCTTTTTGATGTCAGACCCCGTCGTCGTCGCTTCTGGTCAAACATTTGAACGTATCTCCGTCCAAGTTTGCCGGAATCTCAGTTTTGCTCCAAAGCTTCACGACGGAACTCAACCAGATTTATCCACCGTAATCCCAAATCTCGCCATGAAATCAACAATTTTAAGCTGGTGCGATCGGAACAAAATGGAACATCCTCGTCCTCCTGATTACGCTTACGTCGAAGGTGTTGTTCGTACCCGAATGGATTCACTTCCTCCGGGTTCGGGTCATCGGATCGCTAAATCCGAAATCTTACCACCGGTGGCTgagaattcaaattcaaattcagaTTACGATTCCGTGATGGGAGCGATTCGATCTCGTTCAAGGACTTCATTATCGTCAACTACTTCTCTTCCACTTCACCAAACCCGACCCATTAATCACTCGACCCGGATCCAAAGCTCATTCTCTACATCGGATTATTCATCTTTTCCTCCGATGTcaccggaagaagaagagatctaCAACAAATTGACAAGTGTTGACACAATCGATCACGAGCAAGGTCTGATTCAGCTAAGGAAGACGACGAGATCAAACGAGACCACGAGAATCTCTCTTTGTACTGATCGGATTCTCTCATTACTCCGATCTCTGATCGTTTCACGGTACAACATCGTGCAAACAAACGCCGCCGCGTCGATTGTTAATCTCTCGTTAGAGAAACCTAACAAATTGAAAATCGTACGGTCAGGATTCGTTCCTTTgttgattgatgttttgaaatcGGGATCAACGGAGGCGCAAGAGCATGTAATCGGAGCTTTGTTTAGTTTAGCggttgaagaagagaacaagatGGTGATCGGAGTTCTTGGTGCGGTGGAGCCGCTTCTTCACGCGCTTCGTTCATCGGAGAGTGAGAGAGCTCGTCAAGACGCGGCGCTTGCGCTTTATCATTTGTCGTTGATTCCGAATAACCGAAGTAGGCTGGTTAAAGCCGGTGCAGTGCCGATGATGCTGTCTATGATCAGATCCGGTGAATCGGCGAGCAGGATTCTTTTATTACTGTGTAATCTGGCGGCTTGTTCGGAAGGAAAAGGTGCGATGCTTGACGGGAATGCGGTGTCGATACTGGTTGGGAAATTGCGAGAAAGTGGAGGAGCTGAGTCAGACGCGGCGGCGCGTGAGAATTGCGTCGGGGCTTTGTTGACGTTGAGTGTAGGGAATATGAGGTTTAGAGGATTGGCGAGTGAGGCGGGTGCGGAGGAGATTTTGACGGAAATTGTGGAGAGCGAGAGCGGAAGCGGGCGGTTGAAGGAGAAAGCTTCAAAGATTCTACAGACATTGAGAGGCGGAGGGAGTGAATTCGGTGAAGGAGCGGAGGCGCGTGAGTGGAACCGTATGTTGGAAGCGAGTGGGCTAAGTCGTTCTCAGTTTCAACAAGGAGGGCAAAAAGGGGGTTTTGCTTATTCCTCTCAGTTTTAG
- a CDS encoding Tetratricopeptide repeat (TPR)-like superfamily protein (Tetratricopeptide repeat (TPR)-like superfamily protein; FUNCTIONS IN: binding; INVOLVED IN: biological_process unknown; EXPRESSED IN: sperm cell; CONTAINS InterPro DOMAIN/s: Pentatricopeptide repeat (InterPro:IPR002885), Tetratricopeptide-like helical (InterPro:IPR011990); BEST Arabidopsis thaliana protein match is: Tetratricopeptide repeat (TPR)-like superfamily protein (TAIR:AT3G53360.1); Has 44773 Blast hits to 13700 proteins in 237 species: Archae - 0; Bacteria - 16; Metazoa - 99; Fungi - 72; Plants - 44090; Viruses - 0; Other Eukaryotes - 496 (source: NCBI BLink).), whose translation MISSVRNCGTIQRFCTTSISLLQKPVEENIVRISNQVMVKFDPNSHLRSLINAGNLRAARQVFDKMPHGDIVSWTSIIKRYVTANNSDEALILFSAMRVVDHAVSPDTSVLSVVLKACGQSSNIAYGESLHAYAVKTSLLSSVYVGSSLLDMYKRVGKIDKSCRVFSEMPFRNAVTWTAIITGLVHAGRYKEGLTYFSEMSRSEELSDTYTFAIALKACAGLRQVKYGKAIHTHVIVRGFVTTLCVANSLATMYTECGEMQDGLCLFENMSERDVVSWTSLIVAYKRIGQEVKAVETFIKMRNSQVPPNEQTFASMFSACASLSRLVWGEQLHCNVLSLGLNDSLSVSNSMMKMYSTCGNLVSASVLFQGMRCRDIISWSTIIGGYCQAGFGEEGFKYFSWMRQSGTKPTDFALASLLSVSGNMAVIEGGRQVHALALCFGLEQNSTVRSSLINMYSKCGSIKEASMIFGETDRDDIVSLTAMINGYAEHGKSKEAIDLFEKSLKVGFRPDSVTFISVLTACTHSGQLDLGFHYFNMMQETYNMRPAKEHYGCMVDLLCRAGRLSDAEKMINEMSWKKDDVVWTTLLIACKAKGDIERGRRAAERILELDPTCATALVTLANIYSSTGNLEEAANVRKNMKAKGVIKEPGWSSIKIKDCVSAFVSGDRFHPQSEDIYNILELAVSGAEAHRFDCTLKRAFGVNLYS comes from the coding sequence atgatttcGAGTGTGAGAAATTGCGGCACAATCCAACGGTTTTGTACAACTTCGATTTCATTGCTCCAGAAACCGGTTGAGGAGAACATTGTCCGTATCTCGAATCAGGTGATGGTCAAATTTGATCCCAACTCTCACCTTAGGAGTCTCATCAATGCAGGGAATTTGCGAGCTGCTCGCCAAGTGTTCGATAAAATGCCCCACGGAGATATTGTTTCATGGACATCCATCATTAAAAGATACGTAACTGCAAACAACTCTGACGAAGCACTGATTTTGTTCTCCGCAATGCGTGTTGTTGATCATGCCGTCTCACCTGATACCTCTGTGCTAAGTGTTGTACTCAAGGCTTGTGGTCAAAGCTCCAATATTGCATATGGAGAATCTTTGCATGCTTATGCGGTGAAAACTTCGCTTCTCAGCTCTGTATATGTGGGAAGTTCTTTACTGGATATGTATAAGAGAGTTGGAAAGATTGATAAGAGTTGCAGAGTCTTTAGCGAAATGCCTTTTAGAAATGCTGTAACATGGACAGCGATTATTACGGGGTTGGTTCACGCTGGTCGTTACAAGGAAGGTCTTACGTACTTTTCTGAAATGTCGAGATCGGAAGAACTATCTGATACTTATACATTTGCTATTGCCTTGAAGGCTTGTGCTGGTTTACGTCAAGTTAAATATGGTAAGGCGATTCATACTCATGTGATAGTGAGAGGCTTTGTTACCACTCTTTGCGTGGCTAACTCACTCGCGACAATGTACACTGAATGTGGGGAAATGCAGGACggactttgtttgtttgaaaatatgagTGAGAGGGATGTGGTTTCGTGGACAAGCCTTATTGTGGCTTACAAGCGAATCGGTCAAGAAGTAAAAGCTGTGGAGACATttataaagatgagaaattCTCAAGTCCCTCCTAATGAACAAACTTTTGCATCAATGTTTTCTGCGTGTGCGAGTCTTTCTAGACTTGTGTGGGGCGAGCAGCTCCACTGTAATGTTTTGTCTCTAGGTTTAAATGATTCTTTGTCAGTGAGTAACTCGATGATGAAGATGTATTCTACATGTGGGAATTTAGTCTCtgcttctgttttgtttcaagGAATGAGATGCAGGGACATTATTTCGTGGAGTACCATTATTGGAGGGTACTGTCAAGCcggttttggagaagaaggtttTAAGTATTTCTCATGGATGAGACAATCAGGGACAAAACCAACAGATTTTGCTCTTGCTAGTTTGCTGAGTGTTTCAGGAAACATGGCAGTTATTGAGGGAGGCAGGCAAGTTCACGCGCTTgctctttgttttggtttagaacAGAACTCCACGGTTCGTAGTAGTCTGATTAATATGTACTCGAAATGTGGAAGTATCAAAGAAGCTTCAATGATATTCGGAGAAACAGATAGAGATGATATTGTTTCTCTGACAGCTATGATCAATGGATATGCAGAACATGGAAAGAGCAAAGAAGCTATTGATCTGTTTGAGAAGAGTCTAAAGGTTGGTTTCAGACCCGACTCTGTAACTTTCATCAGCGTTCTCACCGCCTGCACTCATTCGGGACAGCTTGACCTTGGTTTTCACTATTTCAACATGATGCAAGAGACGTATAATATGAGACCAGCCAAGGAACATTATGGTTGTATGGTTGATCTGTTATGTAGAGCAGGACGGCTAAGTGATGCAGAGAAGATGATCAATGAGATGTCATGGAAGAAAGACGATGTAGTCTGGACCACACTTCTCATTGCGTGTAAGGCCAAAGGAGACATTGAACGTGGGAGAAGGGCTGCTGAGAGGATTCTAGAGCTGGATCCTACTTGTGCAACTGCACTTGTAACACTAGCCAATATATATTCAAGCACAGGGAACTTGGAAGAAGCTGCAAATGTAAGAAAGAATATGAAAGCAAAAGGCGTGATCAAAGAGCCCGGATGGTCATCAATTAAGATCAAGGATTGCGTTTCAGCGTTTGTATCTGGTGATCGGTTCCATCCGCAAAGTGAAGATATATACAATATCTTGGAATTAGCAGTATCTGGTGCAGAAGCTCATAGATTTGATTGCACATTAAAGAGAGCTTTTGGGGTTAATTTATATTCCTGa
- a CDS encoding tRNA (Ile)-lysidine synthase (unknown protein; FUNCTIONS IN: molecular_function unknown; INVOLVED IN: biological_process unknown; LOCATED IN: chloroplast; EXPRESSED IN: 23 plant structures; EXPRESSED DURING: 12 growth stages; Has 57 Blast hits to 57 proteins in 32 species: Archae - 0; Bacteria - 5; Metazoa - 12; Fungi - 4; Plants - 29; Viruses - 0; Other Eukaryotes - 7 (source: NCBI BLink).), whose product MQVEIPSPYDHGSRRQRRIRRTEETQKQKKMVAISMYRGNLHKVPDVPRRWIMPDRNLSFKDFKSLLHRRKKALSRLPLNPNLNLSVKTELVTDQENPILPSEANGSSGKQKLFEVKREEICGNRVKGDENNDRGFEGARSDGGDRPGRVTESKETDNVPHKYAAKEEETNEAAEKVPSETELKRKEVEERLQVLNAKKHNLVQVLKQILNAEEELKRRSYMQQQGTTVATRPSLPLHVDVSNDSGGNVGTHMEGGETDDAANHNNAQTRTLLRLCGASSSSESPLRRAAALSQHNMVPHTSRWSPLVGPSQPGPAVTVSASGTNYIASSPSPAGFGGTSVFRESRLQSPWN is encoded by the exons ATGCAAGTCGAAATCCCATCGCCGTATGATCACGGAAGCAGAAGGCAACGGCGAATTCGACGAACGGAAGAAACccaaaagcagaagaagatggtggCGATATCTATGTACAGAGGCAACCTTCACAAAGTTCCCGACGTACCTCGCCGGTGGATAATGCCTGACCGTAATCTCTCTTTCAAGGATttcaaatctcttcttcatcgccGTAAAAAAGCCCTTTCTCGTCTCCCCCTTAACCCTAATTTGAACCTTAGCGTCAAGACTGAGTTGGTTACTGATCAGGAGAATCCAATTCTTCCATCTGAAGCGAACGGTTCTTCTGGGAAGCAGAAGCTATTTGAGGTAAAGAGAGAGGAGATTTGTGGGAATCGGGTTAAGGGAGATGAGAACAACGACAGAGGTTTTGAAGGAGCTCGATCAGACGGTGGAGATCGTCCCGGGAGAGTGACGGAATCAAAGGAAACCGATAATGTGCCACACAAGTATGCGGccaaggaggaggag ACGAATGAAGCAGCTGAAAAAGTACCAAGCGAGACAGAGTTAAAACGGAAAGAAGTGGAGGAGAGATTACAAGTTTTGAATGCAAAGAAACACAATCTAGTCCAAGTGCTTAAGCAG ATTTTAAATGCTGAGGAAGAATTGAAAAGACGCAGCTACATGCAACAACAAGGAACCACCGTAGCCACTCGTCCTTCTCTTCCACTCCATGTGGATGTCTCGAATGACTCAGGAGGTAATGTTGGTACTCACATGGAAGGCGGGGAAACTGATGATGCAGCGAATCATAATAATGCTCAAACTCGTACTCTGCTTCGACTGTGTGGcgcttcttcatcatctgaatctcCTCTGAGAAGAGCAGCAGCCTTGTCACAACACAATATG GTTCCACATACTTCTCGATGGAGCCCGCTCGTTGGTCCTTCTCAACCCGGTCCTGCAGTCACTGTTTCTGCGTCTGGAACAAACTACATTGCTTCATCTCCTTCACCAGCGGGTTTTGGTGGCACTTCTGTTTTCAGAGAATCACGGCTTCAGAGTCCATGGAATTAG
- the CHL gene encoding chloroplastic lipocalin (chloroplastic lipocalin (CHL); FUNCTIONS IN: binding; INVOLVED IN: response to oxidative stress; LOCATED IN: thylakoid lumen, chloroplast thylakoid membrane, chloroplast; EXPRESSED IN: 22 plant structures; EXPRESSED DURING: 13 growth stages; CONTAINS InterPro DOMAIN/s: Lipocalin-like (InterPro:IPR013208), Lipocalin conserved site (InterPro:IPR022272), Calycin (InterPro:IPR012674), Calycin-like (InterPro:IPR011038); Has 184 Blast hits to 184 proteins in 68 species: Archae - 0; Bacteria - 14; Metazoa - 66; Fungi - 0; Plants - 91; Viruses - 0; Other Eukaryotes - 13 (source: NCBI BLink).), giving the protein MILLSSSISLSRPVSSQSFSPPAATSTRRSHSSVTVKCCCSSRRLLKNPELKCSLENLFEIQALRKCFVSGFAAILLLSQAGQGIALDLSSGYQNICQLGSAAAVGENKLTLPSDGDSESMMMMMMRGMTAKNFDPVRYSGRWFEVASLKRGFAGQGQEDCHCTQGVYTFDMKESAIRVDTFCVHGSPDGYITGIRGKVQCVGAEDLEKSETDLEKQEMIKEKCFLRFPTIPFIPKLPYDVIATDYDNYALVSGAKDKGFVQVYSRTPNPGPEFIAKYKNYLAQFGYDPEKIKDTPQDCEVTDAELAAMMSMPGMEQTLTNQFPDLGLRKSVQFDPFTSVFETLKKLVPLYFK; this is encoded by the exons atgatATTATTAAGTAGTAGTATAAGCCTCTCAAGACCAGTTTCTTCTCAAAGCTTCTCTCCACCTGCTGCCACTTCAACAAG GAGATCTCATTCCTCTGTCACAGTCAAGTGCTGCTGTTCTTCCAGAAGGTTGTTGAAGAATCCTGAGTTAAAATGTTCCTTGGagaatctctttgaaatcCAGGCTTTGAGGAAGTGTTTTGTTTCAGGGTTTGCAGCtattttgcttctctctcaGGCAGGCCAG GGTATAGCGTTGGATCTCTCATCTGGTTATCAGAACATTTGCCAACTAGGGAGTGCTGCTGCTGTGGGAGAAAACAAGCTGACTCTTCCATCTGATGGTGACTCGGaatcaatgatgatgatgatgatgagaggCATGACTGCTAAGAACTTTGACCCTGTTAGGTACTCTGGAAGATGGTTTGAAGTAGCTTCTCTTAAGCGTGGATTTGCAGGTCAAGGCCAAGAAGACTGTCATTGCACTCAG GGAGTATACACGTTTGATATGAAGGAATCAGCCATTAGAGTAGATACATTTTGTGTTCATGGCAGCCCTGATGGATATATAACAGGAATCAGAGGGAAAGTTCAATGCGTGGGAGCGGAAGACCTCGAGAAAAGCGAGACTGACTTAGAAAAGCAAGAGATGATTAAAGAGAAGTGTTTCCTACGATTTCCCACCATTCCTTTTATCCCCAAGTTGCCTTATGATGTCATAGCCACAGACTACGACAACTACGCACTTGTTTCTGGAGCCAAAGACAAGGGCTTTGTTCAG GTATACTCAAGGACGCCAAATCCAGGACCTGAGTTCATCGCAAAGTACAAGAACTACTTGGCACAATTTGGCTATGACCCGGAAAAAATAAAGGATACACCACAGGACTGTGAAGTGACTGATGCTGAGCTAGCAGCCATGATGTCCATGCCAGGTATGGAGCAAACACTGACCAACCAGTTTCCAGATCTTGGATTAAGAAAGTCAGTCCAGTTTGATCCCTTCACAAGTGTGTTTGAAACCTTGAAGAAACTTGTACCGCTCTATTTCAAATAG
- a CDS encoding uncharacterized protein (unknown protein; Has 1 Blast hits to 1 proteins in 1 species: Archae - 0; Bacteria - 0; Metazoa - 0; Fungi - 0; Plants - 1; Viruses - 0; Other Eukaryotes - 0 (source: NCBI BLink).), which produces MSIVVSLGTTLNLSWRLRNLKNNPNDPNSVAIYPSSSRCFLESLCVLFLSYNCYIFVSILGAIK; this is translated from the exons ATGTCTATCGTGGTCTCTCTTGGCACAACGCTCAATCt AAGCTGGAGATTGAGGAATCTGAAGAACAACCCGAATGATCCGAATTCAGTTGCTATCTATCCCTCAAGCAGCAGATGCTTCCTTGAAtctttgtgtgtgttgtttctttcataCAACTGCTATATCTTTGTTTCGATTCTAGGAGcaattaaataa